In Alicyclobacillus macrosporangiidus CPP55, a single window of DNA contains:
- a CDS encoding (Fe-S)-binding protein, with amino-acid sequence MAKTEPELLSAGRQTAFLWPDPPEEDKYSVCVHCGFCLEVCPTYQEWKDENHSPRGRVFLIKEAAEGKLPLDESVIDPVFTCLDCRACETVCPSGVQVGALIEEARGQVHHAQPKTGMTGAIERFFLRGVFPHPKRLKALRGLMRFYQKSGLRTAARKTGALRVLPKHLREMEAVIPDIQPKAAIEALPERMPAQGQKKGTAALFTGCVMDVFFSDVNCATARVANRNGLEVLVPRDQICCGALQVHAGDREQARAMARHNIDVFERSGADYVIINAAGCGAALKEYPELFKDDPVYHDKAVAFSKRVRDISELLVEVGYEPPRGKVERTVTYHDACHLCHAQKIRSQPRELLRSIPGLRVIEMPDSERCCGSAGIYNLTHPEMAGALLERKMDDIPAEVDAVVMGNPGCMMQIRAGVHRRQADLDVLHTVELLDLAYQKEEKQR; translated from the coding sequence ATGGCGAAGACAGAGCCCGAACTGCTCTCGGCGGGACGGCAGACGGCCTTTCTGTGGCCCGACCCGCCGGAGGAAGACAAGTACTCCGTGTGCGTGCACTGCGGCTTCTGCCTGGAGGTATGCCCCACCTACCAAGAGTGGAAGGACGAGAACCACTCGCCGCGCGGGCGCGTGTTTTTGATCAAGGAGGCGGCCGAAGGGAAGTTGCCGCTGGATGAATCCGTGATCGATCCGGTGTTCACCTGCCTCGACTGCCGCGCCTGCGAGACGGTCTGTCCGTCCGGCGTGCAGGTGGGCGCCCTGATTGAAGAGGCGCGCGGCCAGGTTCACCACGCTCAGCCGAAGACCGGTATGACGGGTGCCATCGAACGCTTCTTCCTGCGCGGGGTGTTCCCGCACCCGAAGCGCCTGAAGGCCCTGCGCGGCCTGATGCGTTTCTACCAAAAGTCCGGACTGCGCACGGCCGCCCGCAAGACGGGGGCCCTGCGCGTGTTGCCCAAGCACCTGCGCGAGATGGAGGCGGTCATCCCGGACATCCAGCCCAAGGCCGCCATCGAAGCGCTGCCCGAGCGCATGCCCGCACAGGGTCAGAAGAAGGGGACCGCGGCGCTGTTCACCGGTTGTGTGATGGACGTGTTCTTCTCCGACGTCAACTGCGCGACGGCGCGCGTCGCCAACCGGAACGGGCTGGAGGTCCTTGTCCCGCGCGATCAGATCTGCTGCGGCGCCCTCCAGGTCCATGCGGGCGACCGCGAGCAGGCGCGCGCGATGGCCCGCCACAACATCGACGTGTTCGAGCGAAGCGGCGCCGACTACGTGATCATCAACGCCGCCGGGTGCGGCGCCGCCCTGAAGGAGTACCCGGAACTGTTCAAGGACGACCCGGTGTACCACGACAAAGCCGTCGCCTTCTCCAAGCGGGTGCGCGACATCTCGGAGCTGTTGGTGGAAGTCGGCTACGAGCCGCCGAGGGGCAAGGTGGAGCGGACCGTCACGTACCACGACGCGTGCCACCTGTGCCATGCCCAGAAGATCCGTTCGCAGCCGCGCGAGTTACTCCGGTCCATCCCAGGCCTGCGGGTGATCGAGATGCCCGACTCGGAGCGCTGCTGCGGCAGTGCCGGCATCTATAACCTGACGCATCCGGAGATGGCGGGTGCGCTGTTGGAGCGCAAGATGGACGACATCCCGGCGGAAGTGGATGCCGTCGTCATGGGGAACCCCGGCTGTATGATGCAGATTCGGGCGGGCGTGCACCGGCGCCAGGCCGACCTCGACGTGCTGCACACCGTGGAGCTGCTCGATCTCGCGTATCAAAAGGAGGAGAAGCAGCGATGA
- a CDS encoding FAD-linked oxidase C-terminal domain-containing protein: MNDAQLGRALTEILGERRVLYKPNQLHAYACDGYTARQALPRAVVFPETTEEVAAVVKLLHDNDIPFLPRGAGTGLSGGAIPLNGEVIISLVRMNKLLSVDFENLRAVVQPGLVNLTLTKRITGQGFYYAPDPSSQSVCTIGGNLAENAGGSHCLKYGVTTNHIVATKFVLPDGSVIDLGSPYGDAPGYDLLGLVVGSEGTLGIATEITVRILKKPEGVKTALAMFDRVADASDTVSGIIGAGIIPAAIEMMDQLAMQAVDKSNYHVGYPSDIEAVLLIEVDGLAAGVDEVMDRVVEICRRHHVRTVKVAQSEAERALWWSSRKMAFGATGRISPDYIVQDGVIPRTRLTEVLQRIAEISRESGLRIANVFHAGDGNLHPLICYDSRIPGETEKAIQVGSAVLKVCADVGGTITGEHGVGIEKLEEMRFMFSDDDLAAQLAVRAVFNPKDLCNRGKLIPQPSRCAEVRNARHIIEENWQIFGTFPEHARVLGPDEVGAQG; this comes from the coding sequence ATGAACGACGCCCAACTGGGGCGCGCCCTGACCGAGATCCTCGGCGAGCGGCGGGTCCTGTACAAACCGAACCAGCTGCACGCCTATGCCTGTGACGGCTACACGGCCCGCCAGGCCCTGCCACGGGCGGTCGTCTTCCCGGAGACGACGGAGGAGGTGGCCGCCGTCGTCAAGTTGCTGCACGACAACGACATCCCGTTTTTGCCGCGCGGCGCCGGCACCGGCCTCAGCGGCGGCGCCATCCCGCTCAACGGCGAGGTCATCATCAGCCTGGTGCGGATGAACAAGCTGTTGTCGGTCGACTTCGAGAACCTGCGCGCCGTCGTCCAGCCGGGCCTGGTCAACCTGACGTTGACCAAGCGCATCACCGGGCAGGGCTTCTACTACGCGCCCGATCCGTCGAGCCAGTCGGTGTGCACCATCGGCGGCAACCTGGCCGAGAACGCAGGCGGCAGCCACTGCCTGAAGTACGGTGTGACCACCAACCACATCGTCGCCACGAAGTTCGTGTTGCCGGACGGCAGCGTGATCGATCTTGGCTCCCCGTACGGAGACGCCCCCGGCTACGATCTGCTGGGGCTCGTCGTCGGCTCCGAGGGCACGCTCGGCATCGCCACGGAGATCACCGTGCGCATCCTGAAAAAGCCGGAGGGTGTGAAGACCGCTCTGGCGATGTTCGATCGCGTCGCCGACGCCTCCGACACGGTCTCCGGCATCATCGGCGCGGGCATCATCCCGGCGGCCATCGAGATGATGGATCAGCTCGCCATGCAGGCGGTGGACAAGAGCAACTACCACGTGGGGTACCCCTCTGACATCGAGGCGGTGCTCTTGATCGAGGTGGATGGCCTGGCGGCCGGCGTCGACGAGGTGATGGACAGGGTGGTCGAGATCTGCCGACGCCACCACGTGCGAACGGTGAAAGTGGCGCAGAGCGAGGCCGAGCGGGCCCTGTGGTGGAGCAGCCGGAAGATGGCGTTCGGCGCCACGGGGCGCATCTCGCCCGACTACATCGTGCAGGATGGGGTCATCCCGCGCACGCGCCTGACCGAGGTGCTCCAGCGGATCGCCGAGATCAGCCGCGAGTCGGGCCTGCGCATCGCCAACGTGTTCCACGCCGGCGACGGCAACCTGCACCCGCTCATCTGTTATGACTCTCGGATTCCCGGCGAGACAGAGAAGGCCATCCAGGTGGGTTCGGCCGTCCTCAAGGTGTGCGCCGACGTGGGCGGCACCATCACCGGCGAACACGGGGTGGGCATCGAGAAATTGGAGGAGATGCGGTTCATGTTCTCCGATGACGATCTCGCGGCTCAACTGGCGGTGCGCGCCGTCTTCAACCCGAAGGACTTGTGCAATCGAGGCAAGCTCATCCCGCAGCCGTCCCGCTGTGCGGAGGTGCGCAACGCCCGCCACATCATCGAAGAGAACTGGCAGATCTTCGGCACCTTCCCGGAGCACGCGCGCGTGTTGGGGCCGGACGAAGTCGGAGCGCAGGGCTGA
- a CDS encoding IclR family transcriptional regulator — protein MDDYTVKSVDKAFWLLEVVSDHPDGIAITELANRVGMYKSTVHRLLSTMMRRGYIEQDPKTGRYKLGYTVLDLGMKLLSSIDLRREALPYLQELAHLSNEVVHLALLDRGEVVYIDKVESANTIRMHSRVGTRVPVHATGLGKAILAFLPRREVQAIIDRYGLPKLTEHTITNRDAFLQSLQETRRTGYAFDIEEHQAGVCCVAAPVFEHSGRVVAACSVSGPSIRMGPDRLRELVPLVKEAGLRISERLGYGDGAARARG, from the coding sequence GTGGACGATTACACGGTCAAGTCGGTTGACAAGGCGTTTTGGCTGCTGGAAGTGGTCAGCGATCACCCCGATGGGATCGCCATCACCGAACTGGCGAACCGGGTCGGCATGTACAAGAGCACGGTGCACCGGCTGCTCAGCACCATGATGCGCCGCGGCTACATCGAACAGGATCCGAAGACCGGGCGCTACAAGCTCGGATACACGGTGTTGGATCTGGGCATGAAGCTGCTCTCTTCCATTGATCTCCGGCGGGAGGCCCTGCCGTACCTGCAGGAGCTCGCGCATCTGTCGAACGAGGTGGTGCATCTGGCGCTCTTGGACCGGGGCGAGGTGGTGTACATCGACAAGGTGGAGAGCGCCAATACCATCCGCATGCACTCCCGCGTCGGTACACGTGTGCCCGTGCACGCCACGGGCCTCGGGAAGGCCATCCTGGCGTTTCTGCCGCGGCGGGAGGTGCAGGCCATCATCGACCGGTACGGGTTGCCGAAATTGACCGAGCACACCATCACGAACCGCGATGCCTTTCTGCAGTCGCTGCAGGAGACGCGCCGCACGGGCTACGCGTTCGACATTGAGGAGCACCAGGCGGGGGTGTGCTGCGTCGCGGCGCCGGTGTTCGAGCACAGCGGGCGGGTCGTGGCAGCCTGCAGTGTATCCGGCCCCAGCATTCGCATGGGGCCGGACCGGCTGCGCGAGCTGGTGCCGCTGGTGAAAGAGGCGGGTCTGCGCATTTCGGAGCGGCTCGGCTACGGCGATGGGGCCGCGCGGGCGCGGGGATAG
- the csb2 gene encoding type I-U CRISPR-associated protein Csb2: protein MIGLDFRFPAGTYHATPWGRHVNEAEVEWPPSPWRLLRSLVAAWHRYHLAREYPEALLRETILLLATEAPVYALPSAVHAHSWHYMPAQGGATTLVFHSFLRVAQDAVLGVYWPSLSATEEQFHLLSAIARLLGDLGRADSWVQVRVVREPTQQINCGPAGSKVADALMATQEGEPVRILAPVPPQLYAERILTVPHDVFNGGGGRRRRAAGPAVPRDLYEAIQVDTGTLHAEKRNLPAGARWAVYYRPTLDRTTSRNSSRAGDESQTEVNVARLALTSRVKPRIEEALDVAEVLHLALVDKCGEGAPLLVTGREEDGSVSERGHEHLFLLPEDADGDGRIDHVVLYAQVRFSAEVVRAIQQIRRLYTPVWWPGPSREWSVHLEGMFSTARGSSDTTPLMGTSRVWVSVTPYLHPWHSKRNGRFGPKEQIAKELRLRGLPEPVRIEALEAVEVRGTYVLPHRFRRLRHTKRQYLPDMRGSFWRLEFDTPVSGPIALGSNCHFGMGLFKPDLAQSAHREAES from the coding sequence GTGATTGGTCTGGACTTTCGGTTTCCCGCCGGCACGTATCATGCGACGCCGTGGGGACGGCACGTGAATGAGGCGGAAGTGGAATGGCCGCCCTCGCCTTGGCGGCTGCTTCGCAGCCTCGTGGCGGCGTGGCATCGGTATCATTTGGCACGAGAATACCCGGAGGCACTTCTGCGCGAGACCATCCTGTTGTTGGCGACAGAGGCGCCGGTTTACGCACTGCCCTCTGCGGTGCACGCGCACAGCTGGCACTACATGCCGGCCCAGGGCGGGGCCACGACGCTGGTATTTCATTCGTTCCTGCGCGTGGCGCAGGATGCCGTCCTCGGTGTGTACTGGCCGAGCCTCAGCGCGACGGAGGAGCAGTTTCATCTGTTGTCCGCGATTGCGAGGTTGCTCGGTGATCTCGGACGGGCGGACAGCTGGGTGCAGGTGCGGGTCGTGCGGGAACCCACGCAGCAGATCAATTGCGGGCCGGCGGGATCGAAGGTTGCCGACGCGTTGATGGCAACGCAGGAGGGTGAGCCGGTACGAATTTTGGCGCCGGTTCCGCCGCAACTGTACGCGGAGCGGATCCTTACAGTACCGCACGACGTTTTTAACGGAGGGGGCGGGCGACGTCGACGGGCGGCTGGGCCCGCAGTCCCCCGCGATCTCTATGAGGCCATTCAGGTGGACACGGGGACACTGCACGCCGAGAAGAGAAACCTGCCAGCCGGAGCGCGATGGGCGGTGTACTATCGGCCGACACTTGACCGTACCACCTCTCGGAACTCTTCCCGAGCAGGCGACGAGTCGCAGACGGAGGTGAACGTCGCCCGTTTGGCTCTCACCAGCCGTGTCAAGCCGCGCATCGAAGAGGCGCTGGATGTGGCCGAGGTGCTTCATCTGGCGTTGGTGGACAAGTGTGGAGAAGGAGCGCCTCTGCTCGTCACCGGGCGTGAGGAGGACGGTTCCGTGAGCGAGCGGGGCCACGAGCACCTGTTTTTGTTGCCGGAGGACGCGGATGGAGACGGGCGGATCGATCACGTCGTCCTGTATGCCCAGGTCCGGTTCTCGGCCGAGGTGGTGCGCGCCATCCAGCAGATCCGCCGGTTGTATACACCGGTTTGGTGGCCCGGCCCTTCGCGGGAGTGGTCGGTCCATCTCGAAGGGATGTTTTCGACGGCAAGGGGTTCGTCCGACACGACCCCGTTGATGGGTACGTCACGCGTCTGGGTGTCCGTCACGCCGTATCTGCACCCTTGGCACAGCAAGCGGAACGGCCGGTTCGGGCCCAAGGAACAGATCGCGAAGGAACTCCGCCTGCGCGGTTTGCCAGAACCGGTACGGATCGAGGCCTTGGAAGCGGTGGAGGTCCGCGGGACGTACGTGCTGCCTCACCGGTTCCGTCGGCTCCGGCACACCAAGCGCCAATACCTGCCCGATATGCGGGGCAGCTTCTGGCGTCTCGAGTTTGACACACCCGTGAGCGGGCCCATCGCCCTCGGTTCCAACTGCCACTTCGGTATGGGGTTGTTCAAACCGGACCTCGCACAGAGCGCGCACCGGGAGGCGGAAAGCTAG
- the ric gene encoding iron-sulfur cluster repair di-iron protein, with protein sequence MFKPEDTVGDVVTRFPGAANVFRAYGVDFCCGGHRPLAEAAKEQGISVEELAAEINRQYAEAKERAQQDVDWSVQPLHDLVDHIVNEHHAYLHTTLPMMSELVTKILRVHGTHHPELAKVHRLFHELKAEFEQHLIEEETNLFPRVIAWSRAVEGETSDEAAERVDLDALVRDLEALEADHDRTGTLLKELREVTDGYSVPADGCGTYHYVFQKLEEIEGITFLHVHLENNVLFPRLRAKQTQQAG encoded by the coding sequence ATGTTCAAACCTGAAGACACCGTGGGCGACGTGGTCACCCGCTTTCCTGGTGCTGCGAACGTGTTTCGTGCGTATGGTGTGGATTTCTGTTGCGGCGGCCATCGGCCACTCGCGGAAGCGGCCAAAGAACAAGGTATTTCCGTAGAGGAACTGGCGGCGGAGATCAACCGGCAATATGCTGAAGCGAAGGAGCGGGCGCAGCAGGATGTGGACTGGTCGGTACAGCCCTTGCACGATCTCGTCGATCACATCGTCAACGAACACCACGCCTATTTGCACACCACGCTGCCGATGATGAGCGAATTGGTGACGAAGATCCTGCGCGTGCACGGCACCCACCACCCTGAGCTCGCAAAGGTGCACCGCCTGTTCCACGAGCTGAAAGCCGAGTTCGAACAGCACCTCATCGAAGAGGAAACCAACCTCTTCCCGCGCGTGATCGCGTGGTCCCGTGCCGTGGAGGGTGAGACTTCCGATGAGGCTGCGGAGCGCGTCGACCTGGACGCCCTCGTCCGCGATCTCGAAGCGCTGGAGGCCGATCACGACCGCACCGGCACCCTGCTGAAAGAGTTGCGCGAGGTCACCGATGGCTACTCGGTCCCCGCCGACGGCTGCGGGACGTACCACTACGTGTTCCAGAAGCTCGAGGAAATCGAAGGCATTACATTCCTTCACGTGCACCTGGAGAACAACGTGCTCTTCCCGCGGCTGCGGGCCAAGCAGACGCAGCAGGCGGGTTGA
- a CDS encoding NAD(P)-dependent oxidoreductase, with protein MNATEKATREPPAGRARGKEWRALALTPENTTIGFIGTGVMGKSMARNLMKAGYSLVVYNRSREKAEELIQEGARWAEGIPELAGQVQAAITIVGYPKDVEEVYLSDHGLVRHAKPGTYLIDMTTSTPSLAERIYQEAKARGLHALDAPVSGGDTGARNGTLTIMVGGDEDAFAAVQPILAAMGKNIILQGGPGAGQHTKMCNQITIAANMIGVSEALAYAVKAGLDPFRVLQSIEAGAAGSWSLSNLGPRMLKGDFAPGFYVKHMIKDISIALEESRRIGLDTPGLALAKSLYEKLAAQGGAEDGTQALYKLYE; from the coding sequence ATGAATGCTACGGAAAAAGCAACGCGGGAACCGCCCGCGGGACGGGCACGCGGAAAGGAGTGGCGAGCGTTGGCATTGACCCCGGAGAACACGACGATTGGCTTCATCGGCACCGGCGTCATGGGCAAGAGCATGGCGCGCAACTTGATGAAAGCGGGCTATTCGCTGGTCGTGTACAACCGAAGCCGGGAGAAGGCGGAGGAATTGATCCAGGAGGGGGCCCGGTGGGCGGAGGGCATTCCGGAGTTGGCCGGACAGGTTCAGGCGGCCATCACCATCGTCGGGTATCCGAAGGACGTCGAAGAAGTGTACCTGAGCGACCACGGGCTCGTCCGACACGCAAAACCGGGGACGTACCTCATCGACATGACGACATCGACGCCGTCGTTGGCCGAGCGCATCTACCAGGAGGCCAAGGCACGTGGTCTCCATGCCCTGGATGCGCCAGTGTCCGGCGGGGACACGGGCGCCCGCAACGGGACCCTGACCATCATGGTGGGAGGAGACGAAGACGCGTTCGCGGCCGTGCAGCCGATTCTCGCGGCGATGGGCAAGAACATCATCCTCCAGGGCGGCCCGGGTGCCGGGCAGCACACGAAGATGTGCAACCAGATCACCATCGCGGCGAACATGATCGGCGTGAGCGAAGCGCTGGCATACGCCGTCAAAGCGGGGCTGGATCCGTTCCGGGTCCTCCAGAGCATCGAGGCGGGGGCGGCCGGCAGCTGGTCGCTGAGCAATCTCGGCCCGCGCATGCTGAAAGGCGACTTCGCACCCGGGTTCTACGTGAAGCACATGATCAAAGACATATCGATCGCGCTGGAAGAATCTCGCCGCATTGGCCTCGACACGCCCGGCTTGGCGCTGGCCAAGTCGCTGTATGAGAAGCTGGCCGCCCAGGGCGGCGCTGAAGACGGCACGCAGGCGCTGTATAAGCTGTACGAGTGA
- a CDS encoding HAD family hydrolase, with amino-acid sequence MLPSPSVRRRRKPIQVARRVVGESRVRFDYTVTMAILIFDLDGTLVDTSNLVLPAFRRALAAFPGTPVPSEDVMRKTFGMPDAEIWRMLMPDAGEEERKAAFELSERFICDAMGHADVLLPHARDVLEALRDRGHTLTVASNCGQAYLEAVLTTQDIGHYFTDPLCLGGIGGRNKADILARHVQRFGREGAWMIGDRKSDVEAAKRTGIPAIGCRFGFGDPGELKGAQAVIHDLRELLSLFPD; translated from the coding sequence ATGCTGCCATCTCCATCCGTTCGTCGTCGGCGAAAGCCAATACAGGTCGCTCGCCGTGTCGTCGGCGAAAGCCGCGTCCGTTTCGATTATACTGTAACCATGGCTATCCTCATATTCGACTTGGACGGGACGCTGGTGGACACATCAAACCTGGTGTTGCCCGCGTTTCGGCGGGCCCTTGCGGCCTTTCCGGGCACCCCGGTCCCCAGTGAAGACGTGATGCGAAAGACCTTTGGCATGCCGGATGCGGAGATCTGGCGAATGCTCATGCCGGACGCCGGCGAGGAGGAGCGGAAAGCTGCCTTTGAGCTGAGCGAACGCTTTATCTGTGACGCGATGGGACACGCCGATGTGCTGCTCCCGCACGCGCGGGATGTGCTGGAAGCGCTGCGTGATCGCGGCCACACCCTGACGGTGGCGAGCAACTGCGGCCAGGCCTATCTGGAAGCGGTCCTGACGACGCAGGACATCGGGCACTATTTCACCGACCCCCTCTGCCTCGGGGGCATTGGCGGGCGGAACAAGGCGGACATCCTGGCCCGCCATGTGCAGCGGTTTGGTCGCGAGGGGGCCTGGATGATCGGCGACCGAAAGTCGGACGTGGAAGCGGCCAAGAGGACGGGCATCCCGGCCATCGGATGCCGGTTTGGGTTCGGCGATCCCGGAGAACTCAAAGGAGCGCAGGCCGTGATTCACGACCTGCGCGAACTGTTGTCATTGTTTCCGGACTGA
- the gnd gene encoding phosphogluconate dehydrogenase (NAD(+)-dependent, decarboxylating): MRLGLIGLGKMGFHLGLNLMEHGHEVVAYDLSSDAIRRFVEAGGRGAASVAELVDSLPAPRVVWLMVPQGKPVDDLLAEITPRLAPGDIVIEGGNSHYQDSVRRAAELKELGIHFLDVGTSGGIEGARHGACYMIGGDPDAFAQVEVLFRDTAVPGGYLYTGPSGSGHYAKMVHNGIEYGMMAAIGEGFEILEKSRYDYDFAALARVWSNGSVIRGWLMELTQRAFEKDPKLSGIRGVMHSSGEGKWTVQEALELQAAAPVIALSLLMRYRSLEDDTFTGKVVAALRNEFGGHAVERA, encoded by the coding sequence ATGCGGCTTGGACTGATTGGCCTTGGCAAGATGGGATTTCATCTGGGATTGAATTTGATGGAGCACGGCCATGAGGTGGTGGCGTACGATCTGTCGTCCGACGCGATCCGCCGGTTCGTGGAAGCGGGCGGCCGCGGGGCGGCGTCGGTGGCCGAATTGGTGGACAGTCTGCCTGCGCCCAGAGTGGTCTGGCTGATGGTCCCGCAGGGCAAACCGGTGGACGATCTGTTAGCGGAGATCACGCCACGCCTCGCGCCGGGCGACATCGTGATCGAAGGGGGCAACTCTCACTACCAGGACTCGGTGCGCCGGGCCGCCGAGCTGAAAGAGCTGGGCATCCACTTCCTCGACGTCGGCACCTCGGGGGGCATCGAGGGGGCTCGCCACGGGGCGTGCTATATGATCGGCGGCGATCCCGATGCCTTCGCGCAGGTGGAGGTGCTCTTCCGCGACACGGCCGTGCCGGGCGGGTACCTGTACACAGGCCCTTCGGGAAGCGGCCATTACGCGAAGATGGTCCATAACGGGATCGAGTACGGCATGATGGCGGCCATCGGGGAGGGCTTCGAGATCCTGGAGAAGAGCCGCTACGACTACGATTTTGCGGCGCTGGCCCGCGTGTGGTCGAACGGCTCGGTCATCCGCGGCTGGCTGATGGAGCTGACCCAGCGCGCCTTCGAGAAGGACCCCAAGCTCTCCGGGATCCGTGGGGTGATGCACTCCTCGGGCGAGGGCAAGTGGACCGTGCAAGAGGCGTTGGAGCTGCAGGCGGCGGCGCCGGTCATCGCCTTGTCTCTGCTCATGCGTTACCGTTCGCTGGAGGATGACACATTCACCGGCAAGGTGGTCGCGGCGCTGCGCAACGAGTTCGGCGGCCACGCGGTGGAGCGGGCCTGA
- a CDS encoding cyclase family protein, which translates to MPRVIDISAPIYEGMPVYKNKPEKQPSFQVTSDFTTGSAHETRVSLDAHTGTHVDAPLHMIPGGATLETIPLTQWLGPCRVIDLTGVQGGITGADLEKHAIQPGEFVLLKTRNSDVEGFDPAFVYLAEDGARFLAEAGVRGVGIDALGIERSQPGHETHKVLFEHGVVIIEGLRLAGVEAKSYWLVAAPLRLLGTDAAPARALLLELGPGESLGAPA; encoded by the coding sequence ATGCCGCGCGTGATCGACATCTCGGCGCCCATCTACGAAGGGATGCCGGTGTACAAGAACAAACCGGAAAAGCAGCCGAGCTTTCAGGTGACGTCCGACTTTACGACGGGGAGTGCGCACGAGACGCGCGTGAGCCTCGACGCGCACACGGGCACCCATGTGGACGCTCCTCTGCACATGATCCCGGGAGGGGCGACCCTGGAGACGATCCCGCTGACGCAATGGCTCGGGCCGTGCCGCGTGATCGACCTCACCGGCGTTCAGGGCGGCATCACCGGGGCAGACCTGGAGAAGCACGCCATTCAGCCGGGGGAGTTCGTCTTATTGAAGACGCGAAACTCGGACGTGGAAGGGTTTGACCCGGCGTTCGTGTACCTGGCCGAAGACGGGGCGCGTTTCCTGGCAGAGGCGGGCGTGCGCGGCGTCGGCATCGATGCGCTCGGCATCGAGCGGTCGCAGCCCGGCCACGAGACGCACAAGGTGCTGTTTGAACACGGGGTGGTGATTATCGAGGGGCTAAGATTGGCGGGGGTCGAGGCGAAATCTTATTGGCTGGTGGCGGCGCCGCTGCGCCTCTTGGGGACGGACGCTGCGCCGGCGCGCGCCCTCCTTCTGGAACTGGGGCCCGGAGAGTCGCTGGGCGCTCCGGCCTGA